The following proteins come from a genomic window of Lycium ferocissimum isolate CSIRO_LF1 chromosome 4, AGI_CSIRO_Lferr_CH_V1, whole genome shotgun sequence:
- the LOC132051541 gene encoding probable beta-D-xylosidase 5, whose product MEKHILFSLIFFIVVLTIPCTTSQLHACYQNDPKTSTYGFCNTSLSYTDRAKDLVSRLSLQEKVKQLVNSATGISRLGVPAYEWWSEALHGVSNTGPGVRFNATVPGATSFPAVILSAASFNVSLWYTLGQVVSTEARAMHNVGLAGLTYWSPNVNVLRDPRWGRAQETPGEDPLVVSKYAVNYVRGLQEVDGEDYFSSQNRLKVSSCCKHYTAYDLDNWKGIDRFHFDAKVTAQDMEDTFQPPFKSCVEEGHVSSVMCSYNRVNGIPTCADPKLLKGVIRDQWGLDGYIVSDCDSIEVYYDKIRYTRTREDAVALALKAGLNMNCGDYLGKYTEKAVNLSKVDMSTVDQSLIYNYIVLMRLGFFDGDPKVQPFGNLGPSDVCTEGHQSLGIEAAKQGIVLLDNNGVLPLSPSTIKNLALIGPNANASGTMLSIYAGVPCRFTTPLQGMKKYLSNITYEPGCANVQCTDASQIEAAAKAAGAADNVVLVVGLDQSIERESLDRVNLTLPGFQEKLVTDVAKATNGSVILVIMSASPIDVTFAKNNRKIGAILWVGYPGQDGGDAISQVLFGDYNPGGRSPFTWYPQEYVDKVPMSDMNMRANSSRNFPGRTYRFYNGKPIYTFGHGLSYSTFSSFIISAPSTIVIKPKKRYVSDTNLTAQAIDISTMDCQNVGINITVGVKNNGKMDGSHVVLVFWKPTNMTGAPNIQLVGFGRVWVKKGKTETVTIKLDVCKDFSLADAHGKRKIVSGLQTIMVGSSSERQVRHQFNIRVATKEEAKMEL is encoded by the exons ATGGAGAAACACATTCTATTTTCTCTAATATTCTTTATAGTCGTCTTGACGATACCATGTACTACTTCCCAACTACATGCATGTTACCAGAATGACCCTAAGACCAGCACCTATGGTTTTTGTAAcacttctttatcttatacagaCAGAGCAAAAGACTTGGTATCACGCTTAAGTCTCCAAGAAAAAGTGAAACAACTAGTTAACTCAGCAACAGGCATTTCCAGGCTTGGTGTGCCAGCTTACGAATGGTGGTCTGAGGCGCTACATGGGGTCTCAAATACGGGGCCTGGAGTACGTTTCAATGCGACAGTGCCTGGAGCCACCAGTTTCCCTGCTGTCATCCTTTCAGCTGCTAGTTTTAATGTTTCATTATGGTACACATTAGGCCAGGTTGTATCGACTGAGGCACGGGCCATGCACAATGTTGGCCTGGCTGGATTGACCTATTGGAGCCCCAATGTGAATGTGCTTAGGGACCCCAGATGGGGCAGAGCTCAAGAAACACCAGGTGAAGACCCTCTTGTGGTCTCCAAATATGCCGTTAACTATGTCCGAGGCTTGCAAGAAGTCGATGGAGAAGACTATTTCAGCAGTCAAAACAGGCTTAAAGTCTCCAGCTGTTGTAAACATTACACTGCTTATGATCTTGATAACTGGAAGGGCATTGACCGATTTCATTTTGACGCCAAG GTGACAGCGCAGGATATGGAGGATACTTTCCAGCCACCATTTAAAAGCTGCGTAGAGGAGGGTCATGTTAGCAGTGTAATGTGCTCATACAATCGTGTGAATGGAATTCCAACTTGTGCTGACCCAAAATTGCTCAAGGGAGTGATCAGAGATCAATGGGGTCTAGACGG ATACATTGTCTCAGATTGTGATTCTATTGAAGTGTACTATGATAAAATACGCTATACTCGCACACGGGAGGATGCAGTTGCCCTTGCTTTGAAAGCAG GTCTGAACATGAATTGTGGGGATTATCTAGGAAAGTACACAGAGAAAGCAGTGAATTTGAGCAAGGTGGACATGTCTACTGTTGATCAGTCATTGATATATAACTATATTGTACTAATGAGGCTTGGATTCTTCGATGGTGATCCAAAAGTGCAACCATTCGGAAACCTTGGACCATCTGATGTGTGTACCGAaggtcatcaatccttgggaatTGAAGCTGCAAAACAAGGGATAGTTTTGTTAGACAACAATGGTGTACTTCCTCTGTCGCCAAGCACCATTAAGAACTTGGCTCTTATAGGTCCGAATGCTAATGCCAGTGGAACGATGCTTAGTATCTATGCAGGGGTACCTTGCCGCTTCACTACCCCTTTACAGGGAATGAAGAAGTATTTATCAAACATAACATATGAGCCAGGATGTGCAAATGTTCAATGCACTGATGCAAGCCAAATCGAGGCAgcagcgaaggctgcaggtgCGGCTGACAATGTGGTGCTTGTTGTAGGGCTCGATCAATCCATCGAGAGAGAATCATTGGACAGAGTGAACTTGACATTGCCAGGATTTCAAGAAAAGCTTGTAACAGACGTGGCTAAGGCAACGAACGGATCAGTCATTCTAGTAATTATGTCAGCCAGTCCTATTGATGTCACCTTTGCCAAGAATAATAGAAAGATTGGGGCAATTTTGTGGGTTGGCTATCCTGGTCAAGATGGTGGTGATGCCATTTCTCAAGTCCTCTTTGGAGATTATAATCCAG GTGGGAGGTCTCCTTTCACTTGGTATCCTCAGGAATATGTTGACAAAGTGCCAATGAGCGACATGAACATGAGAGCAAATTCTAGTAGAAACTTTCCTGGAAGAACTTACAGATTCTACAATGGAAAACCAATCTATACATTTGGCCATGGACTAAGCTACTCGACCTTTTCCTCATTCATAATTTCGGCGCCTTCCACCATTGTCATAAAACCAAAGAAAAGATATGTCTCAGATACCAACTTAACTGCCCAAGCCATTGATATTTCAACCATGGATTGCCAGAATGTAGGGATAAACATCACAGTTGGGGTCAAGAATAATGGCAAAATGGATGGATCCCATGTTGTCCTAGTGTTCTGGAAGCCGACTAATATGACTGGAGCGCCTAATATACAGCTGGTGGGATTTGGAAGAGTCTGGGTGAAGAAAGGGAAGACAGAAACAGTGACAATAAAATTGGATGTGTGCAAGGATTTCAGCTTAGCTGATGCACATGGGAAGAGGAAGATAGTCTCAGGGCTACAGACTATAATGGTTGGTTCTTCCAGTGAGCGCCAAGTTAGGCATCAGTTTAACATAAGGGTGGCTACAAAAGAAGAAGCTAAGATGGAGCTGTAA
- the LOC132051542 gene encoding probable pectinesterase/pectinesterase inhibitor 51 encodes MGSHFSLAILLLLFFSLSHAKYHQHGHLPPEIQGACKASRDPSTCESSFHHHHYHLPSNPTTLQIIHSALALSSHKLTNAQAMVKDILNASSRNINITVAANNCIEGLDYSEYRFKHTVDALEKGEIKNARAWMSAASGYQHGCSAGLQKVNDTVQVRKTIVLMESLIGLTSNALGMIMNYDIHGNQLASWSPPKTERDGFWEGVRGTRTDVKGGVPSSLKPNVTVCKVGNCNYRTVQDAVNAAPNNLVTERFVILIKTGLYDEIVRVPMSKRNLVFLGDGMGKTVITGSLNVGHMANSGVTTFESATVGVLGDGFMARDLTVQNTAGANAQQAVAFRSSSDRSIIENCEFLGNQDILYANSLRQYYKSCRIQGNIDFIFGNAAAFFQDCDILVAPRVVNPENGETNAVTAHGRLEPGQSTGFVFHNCSINGTPEYMKLYYSNPSVHKTYLGRPWKEYSRTVFIQCKFGDLINPAGWMPWSGEFALNTLYYGEFENTGAAANSKERVLWSSQIPAQHVSSYSLQNFIQGDQWIPSSS; translated from the exons aTGGGGTCTCATTTCTCTCTAGCAATCCTCCTCTTATTATTCTTCTCCCTCTCTCACGCCAAATATCACCAACACGGCCATTTGCCTCCTGAGATACAAGGAGCTTGCAAAGCCTCACGTGATCCTTCAACATGCGAGTCTTCGTTCCATCATCACCACTACCACTTGCCTTCCAACCCCACAACCCTTCAAATAATCCATTCCGCGTTAGCTCTGTCCTCTCACAAACTCACCAATGCCCAGGCCATGGTGAAGGACATACTAAACGCTTCGAGTCGAAACATTAACATCACAGTAGCCGCGAATAATTGCATAGAGGGACTCGATTATTCGGAATACAGATTCAAACATACGGTTGATGCATTGGAAAAAGGCGAAATCAAGAACGCTCGTGCATGGATGAGTGCAGCCTCAGGGTATCAACACGGATGCTCTGCGGGTTTGCAAAAGGTGAATGATACCGTTCAAGTCAGGAAAACGATAGTGTTGATGGAGTCTTTGATAGGGTTGACCAGCAATGCTTTGGGGATGATAATGAATTATGATATTCATGGGAACCAATTAGCATCATGGAGTCCGCCTAAAACGGAGCGTGATGGATTTTGGGAAGGTGTTAGAGGCACCAG AACGGACGTCAAGGGCGGGGTACCTTCGAGTTTGAAGCCCAATGTGACGGTTTGCAAGGTTGGAAATTGTAACTATAGGACAGTGCAGGATGCGGTGAATGCAGCACCCAACAATTTGGTCACTGAGAgatttgtgatattgatcaaGACGGGGTTGTATGATGAAATAGTTAGGGTTCCTATGTCAAAGAGAAATTTGGTATTTTTGGGAGATGGAATGGGCAAAACTGTTATTACTGGATCATTAAATGTTGGTCACATGGCCAACAGTGGGGTCACCACTTTTGAATCTGCTACTGTCG GAGTACTTGGTGATGGATTCATGGCCAGGGATCTAACAGTTCAAAACACAGCCGGTGCTAATGCTCAACAAGCAGTAGCTTTTCGATCCAGCAGTGATCGTTCTATCATAGAAAATTGCGAATTTCTAGGCAACCAAGACATACTTTATGCCAATTCGTTGCGCCAATATTACAAGTCATGTCGCATCCAGGGTAATATAGATTTCATCTTTGGTAACGCGGCTGCGTTCTTCCAAGACTGTGACATTCTAGTTGCCCCTCGGGTAGTAAATCCAGAGAATGGCGAAACCAATGCTGTGACTGCTCACGGTAGACTAGAGCCAGGTCAATCAACCGGCTTCGTCTTCCATAATTGTTCCATCAACGGAACTCCAGAATATATGAAGTTGTATTATAGTAATCCTAGTGTacacaaaacttaccttggaaGGCCGTGGAAGGAATATTCCAGGACAGTGTTTATACAATGTAAATTTGGTGATCTTATTAATCCGGCTGGATGGATGCCTTGGAGTGGCGAATTTGCTTTGAACACACTTTACTATGGAGAATTCGAAAATACTGGGGCTGCAGCCAATTCTAAAGAACGCGTGTTATGGAGTAGCCAAATTCCAGCTCAACATGTTTCTTCATACTCTCTCCAGAATTTCATTCAAGGCGATCAATGGATtccttcatcttcatga
- the LOC132051543 gene encoding uridylate kinase PUMPKIN, chloroplastic-like — protein sequence MAISTSFCRPISSFNAISPPSLCFLKPIYHHFKLDDSSYPSLAVKCCSSHNGQSSDHMNGRQPELSPIAPFGVTMTNNGTSKPSYRWRRVLLKVSGEALAGDQAQNIDPKITMAIAREVAAVTRLGIEVAIVVGGGNIFRGSSHAGSSGLDRSSADYIGMLATVMNAIFLQATMESIGIPTRVQTAFRMSEVAEPYIRRRAVRHLEKGRVVIFAAGTGNPFFTTDTAAALRCAEINAEVVLKATNVDGVYDDNPRQNPDACLQDNLTYHEVISKELSVMDLTAITLCQENNIPVVVFNLNKPGNIAKAIKGERVGTLIGDTWNTEAAIS from the exons ATGGCTATTTCTACATCCTTTTGCCGGCCCATTTCCTCTTTCAATGCTATCTCTCCGCCATCTCTCTGTTTCTTGAAACCCATTTACCATCATTTCAAACTTGATGACTCTTCTTATCCTTCTTTAGCCGTCAAATGTTGCTCCTCTCACAATGGCCAATCTTCAGACCACATGAATGGCAG GCAACCTGAGTTATCTCCTATAGCTCCTTTTGGTGTCACGATGACAAATAATGGAACATCTAAACCATCATATAGATGGCGTAGGGTGCTGCTTAAAGTTAGTGGTGAGGCACTAGCAGGAGATCAAGCACAAAACATTGATCCCAAG ATCACAATGGCCATTGCAAGGGAGGTGGCAGCTGTCACTCGACTTGGCATAGAG GTTGCAATAGTTGTTGGTGGAGGTAATATTTTTCGTGGATCCTCCCATGCAGGAAGTAGTGGACTGGATCGGTCATCTGCtgattatattgg GATGTTAGCAACTGTTATGAATGCAATATTCTTACAAGCTACAATGGAGAGCATTGGAATCCCCACAAGAGTCCAGACTGCATTTAGAATGTCAGAAGTTGCTGAACCATATATCCGTAGAAGGGCTGTTAGGCATCTCGAGAAAGGGAGAGTAGTAATTTTTGCAGCAGGAACTGGGAATCCCTTCTTCACGACAGACACTGCTGCAGCTCTACGTTGTGCAGAGA TTAATGCCGAGGTGGTGTTGAAGGCAACAAACGTTGATGGAGTCTATGATGATAACCCGAGGCAGAATCCTGATGCTTGTCTTCAGGATAACCTGACTTACCATGAAGTAATTTCGAAAGAGCTCTCTGTGATGGACTTGACTGCAATTACTTTGTGCCAAGAGAATAACATTCCAG TTGTCGTTTTTAATCTCAATAAACCAGGTAACATTGCTAAAGCCATTAAAGGAGAGAGGGTTGGCACATTAATTGGTGACACATGGAATACAGAAGCAGCAATATCTTaa